A region of Selenomonadales bacterium 4137-cl DNA encodes the following proteins:
- a CDS encoding response regulator gives MIKVLIVEDDPMVAEFNRRYLARTEGFELVAVASSGDEALDIIARANVDLVLLDIFMPGKTGLEFLGEIRRAGRGVDVIVVTAAADRGSIQQALQYGAVDYLIKPFEFERLNASLTAYRERIRLMRRSDVLSQADLDRRILHKDLPARAELPKGLDRNTLRRVWTRIAATGGAAFSTGDMASAVGISRVSMRKYLDFLTRQGVLHVEAVYGAVGRPVYKYRCVNADEALVARYW, from the coding sequence ATGATAAAAGTCCTCATTGTCGAAGACGACCCAATGGTAGCCGAATTCAACCGGCGATACCTCGCCAGGACCGAAGGCTTCGAGCTCGTCGCCGTCGCCTCCTCGGGCGACGAGGCTCTGGACATCATCGCCCGCGCGAACGTCGACCTCGTCCTCCTCGACATATTCATGCCCGGCAAAACCGGACTCGAATTCCTCGGCGAAATCCGCCGCGCCGGCCGCGGAGTCGACGTCATCGTCGTCACCGCCGCCGCCGACCGGGGCAGCATTCAGCAAGCCCTCCAATACGGCGCGGTCGACTACCTCATCAAGCCGTTCGAATTCGAACGGCTCAACGCATCGCTGACCGCCTACCGCGAACGGATCAGGCTCATGCGCCGCAGCGACGTCCTCAGCCAGGCCGACCTTGACCGCCGCATCCTTCACAAAGACCTGCCGGCCCGGGCTGAACTCCCCAAGGGACTCGACCGCAACACCCTGCGCCGCGTCTGGACCCGGATCGCCGCCACCGGCGGCGCCGCCTTCTCCACCGGAGACATGGCCAGCGCCGTCGGCATCTCGCGCGTATCGATGCGCAAATACCTCGATTTCCTCACCCGGCAGGGGGTTCTGCACGTCGAAGCCGTGTACGGCGCCGTCGGCCGGCCGGTCTACAAATACCGCTGCGTCAACGCCGACGAAGCCCTGGTGGCCAGATACTGGTGA
- the dcuS gene encoding DcuS/MalK family sensor histidine kinase, translating into MRTGKPYLNLQTKIAILVCGVVALALLVTNILITRHIAATVEAGIGENAADIARIMARSPLVIASLEGGPGTPDIRAFAKRIRKATNVEFIVVMDMNGIRKTHPNPTIIGQHFVGGDEVAVLKEGREYTSVAKGTLGLSLRAFTPVFAADGRQIGAVAVGILLHDIEREIDRARSIIYLAVGVGLLVGVIGALALAANIKKTMFGLEPFAIARLVEERNATLQSVREGIIAVDKEARITVVNDEAKRILSKAGLDVDLIGRKVTERIANTRLQEVLESGRVELDQVQNINGVEILTNRMPIKVDGQVVGAIATFRDKTEIRLLAEQLTGIRAYAEALRAQTHEFMNKLHVILGMVKMECYDQLAAYINSIAQARRTETGFVTAQIRDPVLAGFLLGKLSRARELGAELVLEPSSCLPAPADPETVHELITIIGNLVDNALDAVANANRKRVALQIAYEGGELTIAVTDSGPGIDPGVSDAVFAKGFSTKADDRGLGLYLVKCSLDRLGGRVSLAAGDDGGARFTITIPYHPVEGTV; encoded by the coding sequence ATGCGCACCGGCAAACCCTACCTCAACCTCCAGACCAAGATCGCCATCCTCGTCTGCGGCGTCGTCGCATTGGCGCTTCTGGTCACCAACATTCTCATCACCCGCCATATTGCCGCCACCGTCGAAGCCGGCATCGGCGAGAACGCCGCCGACATTGCCCGCATCATGGCCAGGTCGCCGCTCGTCATCGCCAGTTTGGAAGGCGGCCCTGGAACGCCGGACATCCGGGCATTCGCCAAACGCATCCGCAAAGCCACCAACGTCGAATTCATCGTCGTCATGGACATGAACGGCATCCGCAAGACCCACCCCAACCCGACGATTATCGGCCAGCATTTCGTGGGCGGCGACGAAGTAGCCGTGCTCAAGGAAGGCCGCGAATACACCTCCGTCGCCAAGGGTACCCTCGGCCTGTCGCTGCGCGCCTTCACTCCCGTCTTCGCCGCCGACGGCCGCCAGATCGGCGCCGTAGCCGTCGGCATTCTTCTTCACGACATCGAGCGGGAAATCGACCGCGCCCGCTCCATCATCTACCTCGCCGTCGGCGTGGGTCTGCTGGTCGGGGTCATCGGCGCGCTCGCCCTTGCCGCCAACATCAAGAAAACCATGTTCGGCCTTGAGCCCTTCGCCATCGCCCGTCTCGTCGAGGAGCGCAACGCCACCCTCCAGTCGGTCCGCGAAGGCATCATCGCCGTCGACAAAGAAGCCCGCATCACCGTCGTCAACGACGAAGCCAAGCGCATCCTTAGCAAAGCCGGCCTGGACGTCGACCTCATCGGCCGGAAAGTCACCGAGCGGATCGCCAACACCAGGCTACAGGAAGTGCTCGAAAGCGGCCGGGTAGAGCTCGATCAGGTGCAGAACATCAACGGCGTGGAAATACTCACCAATCGCATGCCGATAAAGGTCGACGGGCAAGTGGTGGGCGCCATCGCCACCTTCCGCGACAAAACCGAAATCCGCCTGCTCGCCGAGCAGCTCACCGGCATCCGCGCCTACGCCGAAGCCCTCCGCGCCCAGACCCACGAATTCATGAACAAACTTCACGTCATCCTCGGTATGGTCAAAATGGAATGCTATGATCAGCTTGCCGCCTACATCAACAGCATCGCCCAGGCTCGCCGCACCGAAACGGGATTCGTCACCGCCCAGATCCGCGACCCGGTCCTGGCCGGCTTTCTCCTTGGCAAACTCAGCCGGGCGCGGGAACTGGGAGCGGAACTTGTGCTCGAACCGTCTAGCTGCCTGCCCGCGCCCGCCGACCCGGAAACCGTCCACGAACTCATCACCATCATCGGCAACCTCGTCGACAACGCCCTCGACGCCGTCGCCAACGCCAACCGCAAACGGGTCGCGCTCCAAATCGCCTACGAAGGCGGCGAACTGACCATCGCCGTCACCGACAGCGGGCCAGGGATAGATCCCGGCGTCAGCGACGCCGTCTTCGCCAAAGGGTTCTCCACCAAGGCCGACGACCGCGGACTGGGACTCTACCTCGTCAAATGCAGCCTCGACCGCCTTGGGGGACGCGTCAGCCTCGCCGCCGGCGACGACGGCGGCGCCCGCTTCACCATCACGATACCTTATCATCCGGTGGAGGGAACAGTATGA